In the genome of Streptomyces fagopyri, the window CGCGGTCCTGGCGACGGCGGAACCGGGCGCCTCGATGATCGCGTACGTCAGCGAGCCGAGCAGCGCGATGACGAGGAGCTGGCCGACCGGGTCGGGGCGGCGGGCCTTGGGGGCGCGGGACTCCGGGACGTAGCGCCAGGTGAGCAGGAGGGCGGCGAGGCCCACCGGGAGATTGATCCAGAAGATCGAGCGCCAGCCCACCGAGTCCACCAGGAGTCCGCCGACCAGCGGGCCCGCGGCCATCGATATGCCCACCACGGCGCCCCAGGCGCCGATCGCGCGGGCGCGCTCGCGCGGGTCCGTGAAGGTGTTGGTGATGATCGACATCGCCACCGGGTTCAGCATCGAACCGCCGACCGCCTGCACCATGCGGAAGGCGATCAGGGACTCGAGATTCGGGGCGAGGGAGCACAGCACCGAGCCGATGGTGAAGATCACCAGGCCCGCCTTGAAGATCCGGCGCCGGCCGATGCGGTCGGCGGTCGAACCCGCGAGCATCAGCAGCGACGCGAGGACCAGCGTGTACGCGTCGATCGTCCACTGGAGGCCGGCGACACTCGCGTGCAGTTCCTTCTGCATCGAGGGCAGGGCGACGTTCAGCACCGTGTTGTCCAGGCTCACGATCAGCAGGCTCATGCAGCAGATCGCGAGCACCAGGAGGCGGTGGCGTGGGGTGAGCTCGGGCATTCCACAAGCCTACGCCCACTTCGATAGTGCGTCTAACTAATGAACCTCACTCGATCGGGTGACGGCGGTCACGGCGCGTCCCCGGCGTCCCCGGCGGCCACCGCACTTCCGGGGAGGCCGCCGGCCACTGTCACGGCACCCGCTCCGGTACGCGACAATGGGGGAATGTCCACGACCGTCCTCGCCCCCGCCACTCCGCTGTCGATCGGCCCCCACACCGTCCAGCCGCCCGTCGTCCTGGCCCCCATGGCCGGGATCACGAACGCGCCCTTCCGCACCTTGTGCCGGGAGTTCAGCGGCGGCAAGGGCCTGTTCGTCAGCGAGATGATCACCACGCGGGCGCTGGTCGAGCGCAACGAGAAGACCATGCAGCTGATCCGCTTCGACGCGAGCGAGCAGCCGCGCTCGATCCAGCTGTACGGCGTGGACCCGGCGACCGTCGGCAAGGCCGTCCGCATGATCGCGGAGGAGGACCTCGCCGACCACATCGACCTGAACTTCGGCTGCCCGGTACCGAAGGTGACGCGCAAGGGCGGCGGCTCCGCCCTCCCCTACAAGCGCAACCTGCTGCGGGCGATCCTGCGCGAGGCCGTGAGCGGCGCCGGGGACCTGCCGGTCACCATGAAGATGCGCAAGGGCATCGACGACGACCACATCACCTTCCTGGACGCCGGCCGGATCGCCGTCGAGGAGGGTGTCACGGCCATCGCGCTGCACGGCCGCACCGCTGCTCAGCACTACGGCGGCACGGCGGACTGGGACGCCATCGCACGTCTCAAGGAGCACGTGCCGGAGATCCCCGTCCTCGGCAACGGCGACATCTGGTCCGCCGAGGACGCGCTGCGGATGGTGCGCGAGACCGGCTGCGACGGCGTCGTGGTCGGGCGCGGCTGCCTCGGCCGGCCGTGGCTGTTCGCCGACCTGGTGGCGGCCTTCGAAGGCCGTACGGACGGCCTGGCCGAAGGCCCAGGGGGACCCGGCGTCCGCCCGACCCTCCGGGAGGTCGCGGCCGTCATGGTCCGGCATGCCGGCCTGCTCGGCGAGTGGATCGGCGACGAGGCGCGCGGCGTCATCGACTTCCGCAAGCACGTGGCCTGGTACCTGAAGGGCTTCGCGGTCGGTTCCGACATGCGAAAGCGCCTCGCGATCACCTCGTCACTGGCCGAACTCTCCGAGGGACTGGAGGAGTTGGACCTCGACCAGGCATGGCCGGCCGGCGCCGACGGTCCCCGCGGCCGCACCTCCGGCAACAACCGGGTCGTCCTGCCGGACGGCTGGCTGCAGGACCCGTACGACTGCGCGGGCATCGGCGAGGACGCCGAACTGGACACCTCCGGGGGCTGACCGCACCCGTCTCACCCGCCGACGGCAGGCGCCCTCGACAGGGGAACACCGCTCCCCGACACTGATCGGCGTGACGGACAGCACGGTGTGGGTCGCGGTCTTCACCGGCGCGACGGCGGTGCTCGCCAGCTGGGTGACCACCCAGGGCAACGCCCGCGCGGCCCGGGTCCAGGCCGAGGCGTCGGCCCGGGTCCAGCACCGCGACCGGATCCGGGAGACCCGGCGGGGCGCCTACCTCGACCTCATGGAACAGGCGCACCTCACCGGCCAGTTGTACTGGCGGGTCGGTGACGCCTACGCGCAACTCGACGACCCCGACGACCGTCTGACGTGCGTTCAGGAACTGCGCGACGAACTGCGCGGCGCCTTCGACCCGCTCATGCGCGCGGTCCGGGTCGTCGTCCTGGAGGGCCCGGTCCCCGCCGCCGAGGCGGCCACGGCCCTTCAGCAGGCGGCGGCGCAGGCCAACCGGGCGCTGTGGCACGTGACTCGCGGCGACCCGGGCGCCCACCAGCGCTTCGACGGGGCCCACGAGGTCTTCCGCCACACGCTGGAGCGGTTCACCGGGACGGCCCGGGACGCCATGAACACCGTCTGAGGACCGTCAGGCTCCCCCCACCGCCGTGAGCAGCGCCAGCGGCGCCGCCGCGGACCTCGACTCCCGTACGCACGCGTGCGGGTAGGGCACCGGCTCCGCGTGCGTGGCACGGCCGTAGCCCGCGAGGACCTCGGGGAGTCGGTGGCCGGCCGCCGTGGCCGCGTCGACCAGGGCGTGGGCGACCGCGCGGGCCTCGTCGTGCAGGCCGTAGCGGGCCAGCCCCAGCGTGATCAGCGCGTTGTCGTGCGGCCAGACGGAACCGCGGTGGTACGACAGCGGGTGGTACGCACTCTGCCCGGCGGCCAGTGTGCGTACGCCCCAGCCCGAGAAGAAGTCCGGCTCCAGCAGACGCCGGCCGACCAGTTCGCCGTACTCCTTGTCCAGGAGACCGGACCACAGCAGATGGCCCGCGTCCGAGGCGAGCGCGTCGACCTGCCGACCGTCACCGTCCAACGCCAGTGCGGGAAAAGCCTGTTCGCTCATCCAGAAGTCCCGCTGGAAGCGGTCGCGGAGATCACCCGCGGCCTGTTCCAGAAGGGCCGCGTAGACCTCGTCGCCCCAGACCGTACGGGACAGATGAGCGGTGCGGCGCAGCGCGTCGTACGCGTATCCCTGCGCGCCCGCCGCCATCACCGGGCCGCTGGGGCGGCTGCCGTCCGCCGAGCAGATCGCACCCGGGGAGTCCTTCCAGTTCTGGTTGGCGAGACCGCCGCCGTCCGCGCGGTAGACGAGATAGCCGCACGAGGTCAGGCCGCCGTGGTCGAGCATCCAGCCGATCGCCGCGCGGGCGTGCGACTCCAGCCGCCGGGCCAGGGTCACGTCACCGGTCTGCTCGGTGTACGCGCCGAGCAGCACCAGGAACAGCGGCGTGGCGTCCACCGATCCGTAGTACCTCCCGTACGGCACCTGCCCGAAGTGCGCCAGCTCGCCGTGCCGGACCTCGTGCACGATCTTGCCGGGCTGGGCCACCGCGCCAGCCCCCACCTCGACCGCCTGCGTCGCGGCGAGCGCGGGCAGCGTGGCGGCGGCGAGCCGGGGACGGTAGGGGAGCGCGAACAGCGAGGTCAGCAGGGCGTCACGGCCCAGCAGGGTGAGGAACCAGGGGACCCCCGCGGCCGGCACCCGCAGCTCCTCGCCGTCCGGGCCGGTCGCCGGGACCTGGAGCACCGCGAGGTCCGACAGCCCGCGCGCGCAGGCCGCGGCCAGCTCCGGCCAGCCGGTCGGGAAGGGCACCCCCTCCGCGAACTCGTCCTCCAGCGCGAGCAGTCGCTCGTTCGCCGCCGCGGGGGACCGCGGCACCTCCGGCTCCTTCAGCGCGCCGTGCGGACGTGCCGCGACGCGCAGCGACAGCTCCGCCGAGGCGTGCGGCGGGAGGTCCAGGGTCCAGACGAGGCGCCGGGCGCCCGTGCCCGTCTCCTCGACCCCGTCCGGCGGCGGCTCGGAGGTCACCGTCGTACAGGACCGCCACTCCCCGCGCCGGTAGCTGAACTCCACGCCGTCGTCCAGGATCCGGCGCCCTCGTACGGCACCGGTCTTGGTGTACGTGCGGTGGTCGGAGCGCAGCTCGAACTGGTCCGTGAAGTCGGCGTCCACGGTCAGCGCGACACGCACGGTCGTGGGCGTCGGACGGTTGCTGGTGAGCCCCAGCGCCTCCACGAACGCGCCGTCGGTGACCGCCTGTTCACGGAAGAGCGTGTACGCGGGCGGTTCGTTGCGACCGCCGCGCGGGACGAGCACACAGCGTGCCGTGTCGCCGTCCGAGACCGGCGTCAGCGCCTCGGGCACCGCGCCGTCGACGGTCAGCTGCCAGCGGCTGAGGTGCCGGGCGTCCCGTACGAACAGCCCGTCCGGGGAGCTGCCGCCCCGCACCCCGCTGATGTCCCCGCCGTCACCGACGGCGGCGAACGTCCCACCGTGCACGAGCAGATGATGCCGGTCCGTCATCCCCGGTCCCCTCCCTTGGCGCCCGTCTCGAATGAACTGCGCGGCGCCGTGCCGCCCGGCGGTGTGCCGTGCGGGGCCGCGCCCTGTGCCGTGTCCGTGTCGAACGCGTCGCGCCCCGGCCGGGACACGACGGCCTGGTCCGCCCCCGAGGGCTCGTGCAGCAGGTCCAGCGTCAGCGCGGCCGTCCAGCTGAAGCCGAGTGCTCCGCAGGCCTCGCCGGTGTACGGATCCACGTACTCCGCGAACCCGGACGCGTCCGCCGTCTCCAGCAGCGCCGAACGCAGCTCCCGCGCGCGCCCGTGCTCCCCGTGCAGCCGCAGCCCGCGCTCCAGCAGCCAGTTGGTGTTGAACCAGGCCGGCCCACGCCAGTAGCGGCGCGGGTCGAAGGCGTGCCCGGTCAGGTCGTAGCTGGGCACCAGCCGGGAGACCCCGCCGAGCCCGAAGTGCGGGCCGGCCGCGGTGCGGACGAGAGTGGTGGCGATGTCGCGGGGCAGCGCGGGCAGGATGAGCGGGAGCAGTCCGGCGACACTGCGTTCCGGGATCAGCGCACCGCCCGGAGAGCGGTGCTCCGCATGGTGAGCACCGCTCCGTAACCGCCGCTCCGTTTCGTGAGCACCGCTCCGTGAGCGTGGCTGCACTTCGCGATCACCGCTCCGCGTGGGTCGCTCCGAGGCACGATCACCGCTCCGTGAGCACTGCTCCGTTCCGTGAGCACCGCTCTGTGGACCGGGCCCCGAAGCAAGGTCACCGCTCGGAGAGCATCGCTCCGCTCCGAGAGCGCCGCTCTCGTCGTCGCCGTACACGTCGCGGCAGAAGAACATCCCCTCGGCCGGGTCCCACAGCCGCTCCACCAGGGCCGCCGTCAGACGCTCCGCGCGTGCGTGCCGCGCGGTCCCCGCAGCACCGAGTTCCCGGGCGATGGCCGCGAGCGCGTGCTCGGAGGCGATCAGCAGCGCGTTGAACGCCGGGTCCTCGACGGCGAAGCGGCCGGACCCGTCTCCGAACCCGTCTCCGGACCCGTCTCCGGTCCCGTCGGCGTACCCGCCGTCCCGGTAGTCCGTGGCGAGCCGCACGTACCGCCCGTAGTCGAGATCCGTGGGGCGGTCCTCGGCGGAGCCGTGGTCGAGGTCGGCGCGCCGGAAGGTGCGCGGCGGGGCCGGGGTGATCCGGCTCAACGGGGCGTCCCAGCAGGGACTGTTGTCCATGCCCTGCTCCCAGGGGTGGACCACGGAGGCGAGCCCGCCGCCGCCCAGGTCCCGGCGGTGCAGCAGATAGCGGTGCCAGGCCGCGAGGCGGGGATACATCCGGGTGAGGAAGGACCGCGCGCGGGACAGGCCGGGGTCGGCCTGGTGCACCAGCCAGGTGGCGAGCGCGTGCACCGGTGGCTGCACGATGCCGGACGTCTGTACGGTGCGCGGGGCGCCCGCGGCGCGTCCCGCGGTCGAGGAGCGCCAGAAGTCGGGGCTGGGGAAGTACGCGTCGAGCGGGACGGAGGGGTTGAACACGATGTGCGGAATCCGGCCGTCGCCCCACTGGGCGCCGAGCAGGGTCTCCAACTCCGTCTGCGCCCGCAGGGGGGACAGATGACGCAGCCCGATCGCGATGAAGGCCGAGTCCCAGGACCACTGGTGCGGATACAGGCCGCGCGAGGGCACGGTGGACGTTCCCGTCCAGTTGTCTTCGAGCACGTGGGCGGCCCTGACGTGCGGCGGGCCGGCGGATTGGACGGGATCGTATACGTCGGCGGCGGCATGGGTGATCTCGCGCGAGCCGGGCGGAGCGGGGGAGCCCGAGGCGCGCACGGGGGCGGTGATTCCCGCGCGGCGGATGGCGAGTTGGGTTGTGCTGTCCACTCAGGTCTCCCCGAAGACGTCCGGCCGACCGGTTCGGCACTGGGTACCGTAGGGTTACGTCTATTTAACACGCAAAACTCAATATGTAATGCAGAGTTGGGGAACGCAAGGGGTTGGGCATGACCGGCATGACGGGAAGGGCGGCGAAGTCCATGAGGGCCGGGAACCAGGCAAGCGCCGGAGATCTGCTCGACCTGGTGCGCAGCGGCCGGGCCACGACGCGCGGCGCGCTGCAACAGGCCACCGGTCTGTCGCGGGCCACGGTCGGTCAGCGCCTCGACCGGCTCTTCCGCGCGGGCTGGCTGCGTCAGGGCGCGGGCGGCCCGGTGGACTCCCCGCTGGGCGGACGCCCCTCCATCACGCTGGAGTTCGACGACGCGCACGCCGTCGTCCTCGCCGCCGACCTGGACACCCGGCACGGCCGGGCCGCCGTGGTCTCGCTGACCGGCGAGATCCAGGCCGAGCACCACGGCACGCTGCGTATCGAGGACGGCCCGGACGCCGTCCTCGGTGAACTGGGCGGCTGGTTCGGCGAACTGCTGGAGAAGGCCGGGCGGGCCGCCGGTTCGGTGTGCGGGATCGGACTGGCGGTGCCGGGGCCGGTCGACAGCGAGACCGGCAAGGTCGTGCAGCCGCCGATCATGCCGGGCTGGGACGGTTACGACATCCGCGGGCGCCTGGGGCGAGCCTTCGCGGAACACGCGGGCGGCGGCACGGGGGCCGGGGTCCCCGTCCTCGTCGACAACGACGCCAACCTGATGGCGTACGGCGAACAGCGCACCGGGTACCCGGACTGCTCGGCGTTCGCCCTGGTCAAGGTCTCCACCGGTATCGGCGCGGGCATGGTGGTCGGCGGCTCCATCTACCGGGGTGTCGACGGCGGCGCCGGCGACATAGGACACATCCGGGTCGGCGCCGACGCGCTGTGCCGGTGCGGGTCGTACGGATGCCTGGCCGCCGTCGCGAGCGGTGGTGCCGTGGCGCGGCGGCTCGTGGAGGCGGGGGTGCCGGCCGCCTCCGGCTCGGACGTCCGCGACCTGCTGACGGCCGGGAACCCGGAGGCGATGGCGCTCGCCCGGGAGGCGGGGCGGCAGGTCGGAGACGTTCTCGCGACCGTCGTGACCCTGCTCAACCCGGGTGTGTTGATGATCGCCGGAGACCTGGCCGGGACCCCGTTCCTCACGGGTGTGCGTGAACTGCTCTACCAGCGGGCGCTGCCCCGCTCCACCGCTCATCTGGACGTGGTGACGTCGAGGCTCGGCGAGCGGGCCGGACTGGTCGGTGCCGGGGCGCTGGTCGTGGAGTACCTGTACGCGCCGGAGCGGGCCGAGGAGCGGCTGGCGGCACTGGGCGTATGAGGCCCCGGCACCCGGGGACGACCGCCACCCGCCACGCGGCGGCACTCAGCCCCCGGCTGCCACCGGCACCCGGCACCCATCGGCACTCAGCCCCCGGCACCCGGCGGCATCCGCCATCCGCCACCCATCGGCACTCGGTCTCCGGCACCCGGCGGCAGCCGCCCGCACGGGCGCTCAGCCCGTGGCCCCAGCGGCACCAGACGTCGTATGACAGTCGTGTGTCGGGTCCGAGTCGTGGTCCGCATGGTGAAATACCGGCCGTCCTTCCGGCGTGATTCTCGCCACCTCTGATCGGGGTGACGCTCAAATGAGCGGATCTTGAGCGACTGCACTTCCCTAAGGGGTGGCACTCAGTGCCACCCCCTGATCGTTCATCGATTAAACTCAGACGTGCCGGAGGCTGCTCAGGTGAGCGTGAATATCGATGGGCGCGCTCTCGCTCGTTCAAGAAGTGAAAACATCCCGCTCCGACCGCTTGCCAAGCCTTGACTTTCGATCGCGTGGCGGACGGGTGGTTACAGGCGCATGACGTGCAAGTGGACGTACCCAGGTGCCTTCGATCTGGGTATGTTCCTCGCCGTCAGGGCAGCCACCGCGACGTCGAGGAGTCGAGACGCGTGTCGGAAAACAAAGATCCCCACGTAGCCGGGAGCGGCGACAGCGGTGCCGGGGAAGTGAAGTTCGTCTACGACTTCACCGAGGGCAACAAGGACCTCAAGGACCTCCTGGGCGGCAAGGGCGCGAACCTCGCCGAGATGACCAACCTGGGCCTTCCCGTCCCTCCGGGCTTCACGATCACCACCGAGGCCTGCAAGACGTACCTCGACAGCGGCGAGGAGCCCGCGGCACTGCGTGACGAGGTCGGCGCGCACCTTCAGGCGCTCGAGGCCGGCATGGGCAAGACGCTCGGCCAGGCCGACGACCCCCTGCTCGTATCGGTCCGTTCCGGTGCGAAGTTCTCCATGCCGGGCATGATGGACACGGTCCTGAACATCGGGCTCTCCGACAAGTCGGTCCAGGGTCTCGCCCGGCAGTCAGGCGACGACCGCTTCGCGTGGGACTCCTACCGCCGTCTCATCCAGATGTTCGGCAAGACGGTCCTCGGCGTCGACGGTGAGCTGTTCGAGGACGCGCTGGAGGCCGCGAAGGTGGCCAAGAAGGTCAGCGTCGACACGGAGCTGGAGGCCGCGGACCTCAAGAAGCTGGTCACGAAGTTCAAGAGGATCGTCAAGACCGAGGCCGGACGGGACTTCCCGCAGGACCCGCGCGAGCAGATGGACCTCGCCATCCACGCGGT includes:
- a CDS encoding amylo-alpha-1,6-glucosidase produces the protein MTDRHHLLVHGGTFAAVGDGGDISGVRGGSSPDGLFVRDARHLSRWQLTVDGAVPEALTPVSDGDTARCVLVPRGGRNEPPAYTLFREQAVTDGAFVEALGLTSNRPTPTTVRVALTVDADFTDQFELRSDHRTYTKTGAVRGRRILDDGVEFSYRRGEWRSCTTVTSEPPPDGVEETGTGARRLVWTLDLPPHASAELSLRVAARPHGALKEPEVPRSPAAANERLLALEDEFAEGVPFPTGWPELAAACARGLSDLAVLQVPATGPDGEELRVPAAGVPWFLTLLGRDALLTSLFALPYRPRLAAATLPALAATQAVEVGAGAVAQPGKIVHEVRHGELAHFGQVPYGRYYGSVDATPLFLVLLGAYTEQTGDVTLARRLESHARAAIGWMLDHGGLTSCGYLVYRADGGGLANQNWKDSPGAICSADGSRPSGPVMAAGAQGYAYDALRRTAHLSRTVWGDEVYAALLEQAAGDLRDRFQRDFWMSEQAFPALALDGDGRQVDALASDAGHLLWSGLLDKEYGELVGRRLLEPDFFSGWGVRTLAAGQSAYHPLSYHRGSVWPHDNALITLGLARYGLHDEARAVAHALVDAATAAGHRLPEVLAGYGRATHAEPVPYPHACVRESRSAAAPLALLTAVGGA
- a CDS encoding MGH1-like glycoside hydrolase domain-containing protein, producing the protein MDSTTQLAIRRAGITAPVRASGSPAPPGSREITHAAADVYDPVQSAGPPHVRAAHVLEDNWTGTSTVPSRGLYPHQWSWDSAFIAIGLRHLSPLRAQTELETLLGAQWGDGRIPHIVFNPSVPLDAYFPSPDFWRSSTAGRAAGAPRTVQTSGIVQPPVHALATWLVHQADPGLSRARSFLTRMYPRLAAWHRYLLHRRDLGGGGLASVVHPWEQGMDNSPCWDAPLSRITPAPPRTFRRADLDHGSAEDRPTDLDYGRYVRLATDYRDGGYADGTGDGSGDGFGDGSGRFAVEDPAFNALLIASEHALAAIARELGAAGTARHARAERLTAALVERLWDPAEGMFFCRDVYGDDESGALGAERCSPSGDLASGPGPQSGAHGTEQCSRSGDRASERPTRSGDREVQPRSRSGAHETERRLRSGAHHAEHRSPGGALIPERSVAGLLPLILPALPRDIATTLVRTAAGPHFGLGGVSRLVPSYDLTGHAFDPRRYWRGPAWFNTNWLLERGLRLHGEHGRARELRSALLETADASGFAEYVDPYTGEACGALGFSWTAALTLDLLHEPSGADQAVVSRPGRDAFDTDTAQGAAPHGTPPGGTAPRSSFETGAKGGDRG
- the dusB gene encoding tRNA dihydrouridine synthase DusB, whose product is MSTTVLAPATPLSIGPHTVQPPVVLAPMAGITNAPFRTLCREFSGGKGLFVSEMITTRALVERNEKTMQLIRFDASEQPRSIQLYGVDPATVGKAVRMIAEEDLADHIDLNFGCPVPKVTRKGGGSALPYKRNLLRAILREAVSGAGDLPVTMKMRKGIDDDHITFLDAGRIAVEEGVTAIALHGRTAAQHYGGTADWDAIARLKEHVPEIPVLGNGDIWSAEDALRMVRETGCDGVVVGRGCLGRPWLFADLVAAFEGRTDGLAEGPGGPGVRPTLREVAAVMVRHAGLLGEWIGDEARGVIDFRKHVAWYLKGFAVGSDMRKRLAITSSLAELSEGLEELDLDQAWPAGADGPRGRTSGNNRVVLPDGWLQDPYDCAGIGEDAELDTSGG
- a CDS encoding ROK family transcriptional regulator, with the protein product MTGMTGRAAKSMRAGNQASAGDLLDLVRSGRATTRGALQQATGLSRATVGQRLDRLFRAGWLRQGAGGPVDSPLGGRPSITLEFDDAHAVVLAADLDTRHGRAAVVSLTGEIQAEHHGTLRIEDGPDAVLGELGGWFGELLEKAGRAAGSVCGIGLAVPGPVDSETGKVVQPPIMPGWDGYDIRGRLGRAFAEHAGGGTGAGVPVLVDNDANLMAYGEQRTGYPDCSAFALVKVSTGIGAGMVVGGSIYRGVDGGAGDIGHIRVGADALCRCGSYGCLAAVASGGAVARRLVEAGVPAASGSDVRDLLTAGNPEAMALAREAGRQVGDVLATVVTLLNPGVLMIAGDLAGTPFLTGVRELLYQRALPRSTAHLDVVTSRLGERAGLVGAGALVVEYLYAPERAEERLAALGV